TGCTAAGATAACTGCAGTGCACACCcgcacacacccacacacagCACACATCCGCACAAACTTGTTTGCAACAAATCAAAATCTGAATATAGTTATGTCCACCGTCTCTCGCCCACTGGAAAGATAAATTCCTATGATGTATATGACCTAGAGACAATAAATTGAGCCTAAAAATAACGAGGGGGAAAAACACTCCGACAGATGGTGCATTTCGACTCATAATATTGGGTATGCAATGGAGAATAACAGCATtggattttcatgaaatataatTTAGGAGTTGGATACACCCACTTACAAATTAACCAATCCTCCCTTTCAAGACTTGGAACTAGCAGTTTAACACTAAATGGCTCAAGGTGGTGAGACATGGAGCATTATTATCCCTGGCACCAAGCCAATCAATCCAAATGATAATACCAGCATACTTCTACCTGATTCCCAATATTCTACACCAAAAAATTTGGCAACGCTTAAAAACAATTAAAACTAAGCACCTAATGAACTCATCCCAGCTCAAGAAGGAAAATCACCGCTTAACATAACTTTTGACAGGCCAAAAGAACATGTAACCAAATACGTCACATTGGAGTGTAAAAACCTGATAACCAAAAAATGATGTGCTGACTTAACAATGCATCCAAATACCTGAGCTTTGCAACCATAAACTTGACAAAAGGTGTCATTTTCCATATTAACCCACCCTGAAAATTGGTATGCAAATTTTACTCTTACTCTTCCACATTCTCTCCTCTTCCTAAACTACCAAGGGTCAAGGTTGAACATCTCTAATTCAAAAAACCACCAAATGCGTCAGCAACTACCTACAATATTAATTGCATACAAATGGAAGCAGGTATTTTATATCAGACAACAATACCAGGCAATGGGGTACAGAAAAGAGGCTTAACCCAGATGATAAAAATCCATACCATTAAAAAAAATAGAGTGAACCTTGAACTTTACGAGACATCAAATATTTTAAGGACATGGAAGCAAAAAATGGCAGCATATACATGGGAAAACACACTATTAATGTCCTTTTGTAGTCAACCAGGCACAAAACTAATATAAAACTCAAACACATCTAAGGCACACAGTTGGCAGACATTTGAATACATAAAGAAGCAGCTGAACAGTTAATTATCTATAAGGCAATGCACCAAAAGCATAAAACAAAAATTATAATTCAGCatcatcaaaataaaaacaaCAGGCAATAGCATATATACTAGAGTCAGCTGAACTGCAGTGACCAATTCAGGCATCACTTATCAACAGAGTGCAGCATCAACCAATCCAAGACAATATGGGCTATTGCCTCACTGCTACAGCAATGAACTCATGCTGTAACATAATGCAATAGACATCAACTTACAACTTCAGTCACAAGCGCATGTACTAAAATATTTCAGCACATGATGCAACATAAGTCTTAACACCCTAAAAGCCTCACATTAAATGAGGTTAGCCCCTACGTAAAGgccaaaaatatattaaacacaaaaaaaaaaaaaaaaaaaggctaagtATCTGTTACCATGTACAAAACTCATGATAACAATATATTATCCAGCATAGCAGGTTTCACCTCAGTACCAGCATAACTGAATCTCAGATCTTGCAGTACACTGCACCAGCCACTGGTAGAAGTCACGTAGGCAATGCTCAATCCAGCATGGCAGGTTTCATCATATTATCAGCCTAACTGAATATCTGGTCCTGCAGTTAGCTGCATCAGCTACAAGTATAGGTATTTGGGATTCAACCATATTTAGGCCATCCAGCTACTAAGAATCCTTGGTGGGCCCAAAATGTAGAATCATTGTAGGTGTAGAAGCATAGAAGTCACGTACGCAATGCTCAATCCAGCATGGCAGGTTTCGTCATATTATCAACCTAACTGAATATCTGGTCCTGCAGTTAGCTGCATCAGCTACGGGTATAGGTATTTGGGATTCAACCATCTTTAGGCCATCCAGCTACTAAGAATCCTTGGTGGGCCCAAAATGTAGAATCATTGAAGGTGAAGAAGCATGGTCAGCTCAAACGTTAACCGAAACTACACAACATATTAGTAATATGCAAGTTTTCAAACCCTTACCAATCCTGACATCATCAGAGAAAAATTGTTAAGAATTTGCAGTTTGCAACCAGCATGAAAATGACATCAACCATCTGTGAAGTAAAAACAGCACCAACAGCTACATCATCGTATCGACCAGCCACAACTCTTCCCGAACACAACTATAGAAGGCCAGTACATGGTCCATCATAAGTAAGAAATCCCATCAATTTTATTAAATATCAAACAAGAAAGCATGTTTACTGTAAAGAAGGATAAGGAcaaggggaaatagaaaaaaggGAGGGGGAGACCAACAAACATAGAATTGAAACAATCAGGGAAAAAAAAACCACACGCACACAAATACCAAATAGAAATATGCCTAGCAAAAGGACTCAACCCACAGGCAGAAACTCTTAAATAGCATCACAAACCACAATGAACAAAGACAACAGTAACATCCCCTAAAACCACAGTATACAACAACTAAAATCAAATTTATGGAAGTTAAAGGATGCATCAATTCCAACAAGGAGGTAAATGACCTTAAAAACATCCAGAGGAATCAATTCTAGCATtcaatattttgatgataaacaTGCTAAATCCAAAAATGTCCTTCCTGCTACAAAAGCAGCCCCATTTGATACACCAGTCCAGAGATATCCAGGGTCTGCTGCTTCATTAttcctacaaaacaaaatccCAACATAACAAGTTTAGCCAACATTTTATCCtccaaaaagaacaaaaaaaaaaatgagaagtaAGAACGAACATCAGAATTTAGTGGAGAAGGGCTTCGAGAATCAGCTTGTCGACGGCGGGGTGAGACACTAGGAGTTGGCGAGTGTCCATTAGGCTTGAGACCATCAGCACTATCACCACTAGGAGGGGTCCTCTGGGGTGATGGTCTCCTTCTAGGACTGGGGCTCCGCTGAGCAGGGGAAGCACTTCAACAAAAAACCATAAAGCATCAAAGACGTGGCAATGAAACAAAACAGAATTTAACCTCATAAGAccgagggggggaggggggagggtaGGAGAGGAAGGGAATGAAAAAAGATACTACCTTCCGTAGGACCGGCTCTGACTACGCCGTTCATCATGATATCTGCCTCTTCCACGGTCTTTGTGATGATCAGGACTCAAACTACGGCTTCGGCTTCGATGATGAGAGTCTCTTTCCTTCCCATGGTATCTATCACGGTCATATCTCCCCCTACTTCTACTGCGGCTTCTCCTCCTATAATCCTTGTCCCTGTACTCGTCCCGATACCTGAAAATTCTTTCTTTCAGTTACTCAGAAAATTAAGTACTGTGTTGCCATTCTATATTCAACAAGACCAACAAATAAGGCTCGAGAATATGATTGATTAATTCTACGACAATTATGACAGGGAAGCACTACAAACAGCATCATggccaaaaaaacaaaaaaaacagagTGAATCAGCTCCAAATGTAATTTATTGCATGCAATGGAACTCGGAATCATTAAAATATTTAGCTATTATATGGGAAATGAAATTCATAACTCATATAGAACAATGACGTTACAGGAAAAGCCACACCCCAAACCCCCCCGGAATGCTTCATTTAGTAGGAATGCAACTGTATCCTACATCATTTAGCACTTAAATATGTAAAATGGTTTCATAGTTCTCACAAAAGTGGGCAAGCAAAGTTTTCAAGTTGGAATGCATGGCTACGCACTAGACACAGAGAAAAAGCATGGGTAAGAAGCATGATGAGAAAGCATAGGTAAGAAGCATGATGGGAAATTCAAACTAAGCTATAAAAATAGATAGGCCGGTGATACACAATCATTAATTCAACTGGTCCAGAGACGGAGGGAAGACAGGGAGGTAAAATAGAGGCAATTAAATCATAACTATAGAGAAGCTTCAACTGAAACAAGAAACCAACAGCATGAAGCCATGATGAGATTCATTGCAAGCAATATTGATGCACCACCACCCCCACACCCCAAAAAAAAATGTCATAAGCATATCATTTGCAATTGCATTGATAATGGCCATGAATGCACAAGAATAACCTGGAGAAACACAATAAATTCTCAGATCCTCGCATCCCAAAACATGGCTACAACATCATGTAGGCCTAAGCCAAGAAGGTAATGCAGATCATAAATTTGAAGACAATAGCATGGGAAGCTTGGGGCAGATTGCTTGAGAGTTTTAACCTAATTGGAAGTCCAGCAAAGATGAATTTTCGTAAGGTTATTTTATCCCCAACATTAGACTACCTTTTTTTATGTTAGTTAAGCTCCTAATTTCTTCTGTTCAGTGAGAATAAACAGTCTTCCAAAGATTCTTCTGATGAATTGCAAATAGAGATGTATGTtttttctatatttcttttaattaattctaAACTATCTTCCAACTACAGTCTAACTTTATGAGTCAATGTAATAATGCTCTGAACATAATAACACATACAAAGTTGCAGAAATATTTATCAATACCCATTAATAACATCTACAAAACATTCCAAAGAAGATtgcaatattttttatatacaataataataataaaagggaaagACACTGACCTCCTCtgagatttggcaaaaagacaattacctcccctaaggtttcaaaaattctaggAACCACTCCTAAGATTTCAAGAGTTCCAAAGACCTCCCCTGAGTTTTGCTAAAAAAGACGCAAACCTCTTTGCATCTTTTTTTGGCAAATATCAAGAGAGAGATCTGTGACACTttaaacctcaagggaggtctcCGTATTTTTGCCAAGCCTCAGGGGAGGTGAGTGTCTTCtgccctaataataataataataataataaaggctTATGGTTTATAATTTTAAAAGGTTAGCTTTTATAACTTTTTAGGATGAGCTTAGGATGCAAAGAAACACTCAAAATGAATTTACATCCATTTATTAGAATTTACCTTGGTCGGGGGCTGCGGCTTCTTGACCTTCCCCTTGGTTTGGCAGATGATTCTACAATCCTCCCTTTATGGCTGaggaaaaaatacaaataaaaaggGAGGAGATCACATAAATAAAACAAGTGTTGCAACTTCTCGTAATAAACCAGAAACAGAAGAACAATGCAATCACATTTACTTAAATAAAATGTGATGCAGAGGAAAATTGCACAATTGAGGGGAAAAGAAAATGAACAGCCATGAACCAGAAACCGACAAGTGGTTCAAGAGCAGACTCACTGATCTTTTTTCTTGTTTGGTAGCACACTACATAGATGAACACAAAGAAAACACCGGGTTAAAGGGCATAAGATGTAAAGAGAGATGCAATTGATTGTCAGAACATAGGCAATTCTAGCATTCTGTTCAGCAGAGCACAAATGAACCTTTTAAATAAGCATGTTAAATAGGAGGGTATGGGTCAAGATGGGTAGGGTCAAGATGGACTGGGTCATTTGTGACTGATTTATTCACTTATGAcccatttatataaaatatttgacCCATTTATGACCCTACCCATTGAGACAAGGGTCAATCCATTTAATTTAAAGCATGCAAAGgcaatttttgaatattgagttGCCACATGTTCCCTCCATCTTTGAGGGTCATTTGATCTATTGCTCAATTGaaaaatatccaaaatgtaataactatataattacaaattatataattatgtagTTGAATTTCAAAAGAATAGTCAATATTATAATTATGTATATAATTGCATGCCTACCTAAATTGAACCAAATCAATTATGTTCACACATAATTACATAGCTACGTACATATTCAAACACTGAGCTattcataattacataattatttgCATAACCGAACCAAACTAATTGTGTACACTCATAATTGCGTAAGCACGTGCATATTTGAACCAAGGTGTCCacaattataaaattatgtataaagTATCGAATTATGGTATTGATTGCGTAaacaattatattatttaatttcaaatgataatTATAGTAACTACTATAATTACATACCAATATAATTACGAACATATCTCAACTAACACCttcataattacaaaattatgtataaaTTTCCGAATTACAGTATTGATCACATAATTTCAAAACTATAATTACCAATGCTTTAAAAGGCGTTCCAGAGGTGCCCCTCAAGGGGTGCCTTGATGCGTTTTGCGTACGCCTCAAGCCAAAAAGCGCAACTTTTACGCCTCAGCCGGGAATGCATACACCTTTTGGGagcaaacataataatataaaaaatactcAAAAGAATCAGTTAGGGTTTGACAAGcatcaaccccccccccccctctcaatGATTGAAGGTCTTGCGGAGAGCTCCTTTCTTACAAGTTTTCGTCTCCCTTCGATGACTCCCTCCAGCCTCTCATCTCTCTCCGAAGACTCCTTCTGACCTCTCATCTCTCTATGATGACCCCTTCCAACCTCTTGTCTCTCTTTGGCGACCCCCTACAATCTCTAGTCTCTCTTTGCGACCCCTTACATCCTCTCGTGACCTCATCTTTCTTTGACAACCTCCTCTAGTGTGCCTATCTCACAAAGTGTCACTCTCTGCGTCGAGGTCTCTTCTCCAATTGATTCTactctctgcctctctctctctctccagtctTGTTCGTCTCAAGAGACTCTCTGCCAATGTCTCAAATCTATCTCATTCTCAAGTCTCAACTGAACTCTAAAAGTCAAGATGAGCTGCACCCGACTTTATTTTagcttttttctcttctttttgttaCATCTATTTAAGAGTTAAAACATTAAAGCATGAAAAAGGTATCCATTCTGTGATGTTATGGCTCATGCTTATCTTTTAACATGCATTATTTGAGTTTGTTAGTAAAAATTGGCCTGCATGACACTTtagaattatgtttttattttttttctccattattctaatttttttctcaattttatactatatataaatttattttatttattaattatttaaaaaaaaatcagtctCAAAATTCTTACACCTCAACGTCTAGAGACTTACGCCTCACCTCATGGAGGGTAAAATGCCTCACCTTacgccttcaccttttaaaacattgataatTAGATATCTATATAATTGCAGTATCTTAACCAAACCAGTTATGTAATTAcctgcatgcatgcatattaattggtttgcaTAACCTAACCAAACTAATTGCATACACTCATAATTGTGTGattacgtgtatatatatatatgaaccaagatgtccataattacaaaattatgcaTAGATTTTTGAATTATTGTATTGAttacataattaattatatatttcaattttaaataatagttgtagtcaatactatgattatatatctatataattatggaCATATCTTAATTGAACCAATTATGCAACTATGTGCATGCATGCCTATTAATTTGTTTGCATAATCAAACCAAATTAACTGCATGCACTCATAAGTGTGTAATACGTACATATTCAAACCAAAAATTATGTACAagcatgcatgcatattaattggttGGAATAAATGAACCAAACCAATTGCATACATTCATAATTGTGTAATCACGTACATATTTGAACCAAGGTGttcataattataaaattatgtatatagatttcCAAATTATTGTATTGATTACGTGTAGTTTAATATCAAATGATAGTTGTAACCAATACTATAATTACATAAATATAAACTAATTGGTTTGGATAAACAATCCAAAGTAATTACAAGCATTCATACTGGTGTAATTACATACATATTTGAACCGAGGCGTCCATAATTATAAatttatgtatatagatttcaaaatcATTGTATTGATTATGTGTAATTTAATATTAAATGATAGTTGAAACCAATAATataattacaaatatataaaCCGAATCAATTTCTTAATTATATACATGCATGTACAATAAATGGTTTGGATAACCAAGCCAAACtaactacatacatacataatagCACAACTACATACATATTTGAACCAAGATGTCCATAATTACAAAGTTATGTGCACTGATTTTTGAATAACAATATATTACGTAAGTTTAGTCTAATTCAACTAATAGGTGCAATCAATGTTATTATTACATACCTACATAATTATGGACACAGCTAAATGGAAACAATTACATAATTACGTATTAATTGGTTTGGACAAACCCAAACAATTACATAGTAAAAAAATTACATCATTACATTAATATTTGAACCTAATTATCCATAATTATGTTacttatatacataaatattcaaattataatattaattacgTAATCATAGTATGATTTAAATAAGGATTACTATTATAATTAACTAGGTTGAAAATTTAAATGGGTCGGTGAGTTAGGTAGGTACACCCATTTTTACCCATGTAATTATATAGATTATAAATGGGTAACCCACTTAGACCCAAAAATTAAATGGGTGTACTATAATTCATTTTTTTATGATGGGTATGGGTGAACAAGTATGGGTTGTAATTGTCATCACTACTTTTAAACACTACCAAGCATTCATATAGACAGCACAATAATTCACATAACAAACTGCAGGCACTAAAATGAAATGGGCAATCGTTTAAACTAACATATCAACAATTAAACATTCCCAATCAGTTTAACAACTCACATTCGCTCAGCATTTGGACCGTACTTTGCGAACTGAACCATGATCTCTCTGCCATCAACAGTCCTTCCTGAGAAAGTAATCCAAATCCGCGTACACGTCAATTTCTAAAATGTAATGTTTCCCGGATGGAGGCTGGAAAAGTAAAACCCTACCATCAAGCTTTTCAACTGCCTTCTGCGCCTCATCGGCATACTTGTACCGAACAAAGGCAAAACCCCGAGAATCACCAGTCCTGCAGCCATTGGCATTCAAACTCTAAGTCATACAAATCATAAAACCCATATATAGAGGAGCCTGCGTGCGCgcgagtgtgtgtgtgtgtgtgtgtgtgagacagagagggagagagagagagagagatgcaaccTTCGGTCCCTGGGGATGAAGACATCA
The sequence above is a segment of the Malania oleifera isolate guangnan ecotype guangnan chromosome 8, ASM2987363v1, whole genome shotgun sequence genome. Coding sequences within it:
- the LOC131162905 gene encoding serine/arginine-rich splicing factor SC35-like isoform X1; translated protein: MSHFGRSGPPDIRDTYSLLVLNITFRTTADDLYPLFDKYGKVVDVFIPRDRRTGDSRGFAFVRYKYADEAQKAVEKLDGRTVDGREIMVQFAKYGPNAERIVLPNKKKDHHKGRIVESSAKPRGRSRSRSPRPRYRDEYRDKDYRRRSRSRSRGRYDRDRYHGKERDSHHRSRSRSLSPDHHKDRGRGRYHDERRSQSRSYGSASPAQRSPSPRRRPSPQRTPPSGDSADGLKPNGHSPTPSVSPRRRQADSRSPSPLNSDVRSYFSFFFLFFLEDKMLAKLVMLGFCFVGIMKQQTLDISGLVYQMGLLL
- the LOC131162905 gene encoding serine/arginine-rich splicing factor SC35-like isoform X2; translation: MSHFGRSGPPDIRDTYSLLVLNITFRTTADDLYPLFDKYGKVVDVFIPRDRRTGDSRGFAFVRYKYADEAQKAVEKLDGRTVDGREIMVQFAKYGPNAERIVLPNKKKDHHKGRIVESSAKPRGRSRSRSPRPRYRDEYRDKDYRRRSRSRSRGRYDRDRYHGKERDSHHRSRSRSLSPDHHKDRGRGRYHDERRSQSRSYGSASPAQRSPSPRRRPSPQRTPPSGDSADGLKPNGHSPTPSVSPRRRQADSRSPSPLNSDE
- the LOC131162905 gene encoding serine/arginine-rich splicing factor SC35-like isoform X3, with the protein product MSHFGRSGPPDIRDTYSLLVLNITFRTTADDLYPLFDKYGKVVDVFIPRDRRTGDSRGFAFVRYKYADEAQKAVEKLDGRTVDGREIMVQFAKYGPNAERIHKGRIVESSAKPRGRSRSRSPRPRYRDEYRDKDYRRRSRSRSRGRYDRDRYHGKERDSHHRSRSRSLSPDHHKDRGRGRYHDERRSQSRSYGSASPAQRSPSPRRRPSPQRTPPSGDSADGLKPNGHSPTPSVSPRRRQADSRSPSPLNSDE